In one Arachis duranensis cultivar V14167 chromosome 9, aradu.V14167.gnm2.J7QH, whole genome shotgun sequence genomic region, the following are encoded:
- the LOC107464563 gene encoding uncharacterized protein LOC107464563, which produces MTHEQRGKIVLNVASSGIASLLLPGGRTAHSRFSIPITITDESTCNIKHGSLKAELLIQSSLIIWDEAPILNKMCFEALDWTLRDLMSVTDQHKTHQPFGGKVVVLGGDFRQILPVIPKGSRHDILASAINSSHLWSFCKVLKLHTNMRLLMSSSDQDEGEMKRFANWILDVGNGNIGSVVGDESEVEIQNDLLITTTDDPFSHLVDFAYPNLLQNMSDYRYFQSRAILAPTLESVEKVNDFVLTIFPGIEKKYLSSNTICQADENEDVQQEWFTPEFLNDIKCSGLPNHKLTLKPGVAVMLLRNIDQTSVSSEGDDAAIYPRPRLQS; this is translated from the exons ATGACTCATGAGCAAAG AggaaaaattgttttaaatgtCGCATCTAGTGGAATTGCTTCTTTACTCCTACCTGGTGGTAGAACGGCTCATTCTAGATTTTCAATACCCATTACAATTACTGATGAATCTACTTGCAACATCAAGCATGGCAGTTTGAAGGCTGAGCTGCTCATCCAAAGTAGCTTAATAATTTGGGATGAAGCTCCAATACTCAATAAAATGTGCTTTGAAGCACTTGATTGGACGCTCAGGGATCTTATGTCAGTTACCGATCAACATAAAACACATCAACCATTTGGTGGTAAGGTTGTTGTTCTAGGAGGTGATTTCAGACAGATACTTCCGGTGATTCCGAAAGGAAGTAGACACGATATATTGGCATCCGCTATTAACTCATCCCATCTGTGGTCATTTTGTAAGGTTCTGAAACTGCATACGAATATGAGGCTTCTAATGTCTTCTTCGGATCAAGATGAAGGTGAAATGAAGAGATTTGCTAATTGGATACTTGATGTTGGAAATGGAAATATTGGCTCTGTTGTTGGTGATGAATCAGAagttgaaattcaaaatgatcTATTGATTACAACTACTGATGACCCTTTCTCTCATTTGGTAGACTTTGCATATCCAAATTTGTTGCAAAACATGTCAGATTACAGGTATTTTCAGAGTAGGGCAATTCTTGCACCCACGCTTGAGAGTGTCGAGAAGGTAAACGATTTTGTCTTGACAATCTTTCCAGGGATAGAAAAGAAGTATTTGAGCTCTAACACAATATGTCAAGCTGATGAGAATGAAGATGTACAACAAGAGTGGTTCACACCAGAGTTCCTAAATGACATCAAATGTTCGGGACTACCCAATCACAAGTTGACTTTGAAGCCAGGAGTCGCTGTAATGCTACTGCGAAACATAGACCAGACTTCAG TTTCTAGTGAAGGAGATGATGCTGCCATTTATCCAAGGCCTCGGCTGCAGTCGTGA